From the genome of Patescibacteria group bacterium, one region includes:
- a CDS encoding GNAT family N-acetyltransferase produces the protein MENINLKRATLSDVDIFLSLEKSVAHLKTYSAIIEKDEVKKEIENNIVYLIKAGDSIVGSIEYKMEDDDTAYFSGLVVSPDFQGKGIAREAIKQVLEIIGEDKKIHLVTHPDNIPAVKLYLSFGFIIGERKDNYFGDGEPRIVMTRLKQNK, from the coding sequence ATGGAAAATATTAATCTCAAAAGAGCTACTTTAAGTGATGTTGATATTTTTTTGTCTTTGGAAAAAAGCGTCGCGCACCTGAAAACATATTCGGCGATAATTGAAAAAGATGAGGTGAAAAAAGAAATAGAGAATAATATTGTTTATTTAATAAAAGCTGGTGATTCAATTGTTGGCAGTATCGAATATAAAATGGAAGATGATGATACGGCTTATTTTAGCGGGCTGGTCGTGTCTCCGGATTTTCAGGGCAAAGGCATCGCTCGCGAAGCGATAAAGCAGGTTTTGGAAATAATCGGAGAAGATAAAAAAATACATTTGGTTACCCATCCGGACAATATTCCGGCAGTAAAACTTTACCTTTCCTTCGGCTTTATCATCGGAGAAAGGAAAGATAATTATTTTGGCGATGGCGAGCCGCGGATAGTCATGACTCGTTTAAAACAAAATAAATAA
- a CDS encoding endonuclease domain-containing protein — MQGGEKQKIVIRYNPKLKQLASNLRKNGTLAEVILWKELRGGKIQGYDFHRQKPIGNYIIDFFCDELRLAIEIDGCSHGYKEVEDENRQKELEKLGIRFLRFTDSNVKNNCWAVVEEIKNWIEKNR, encoded by the coding sequence ATGCAAGGAGGGGAAAAACAAAAAATAGTCATAAGATATAATCCGAAACTGAAACAGTTAGCCAGTAATTTAAGGAAGAATGGAACCCTGGCCGAAGTTATATTATGGAAAGAGTTGAGGGGCGGAAAAATTCAGGGTTATGATTTTCACCGGCAAAAGCCGATTGGAAATTATATAATTGATTTTTTCTGTGACGAATTGCGGCTGGCGATCGAAATTGACGGCTGCTCGCATGGCTACAAAGAAGTTGAGGATGAAAATCGCCAGAAAGAATTGGAAAAATTAGGAATCAGATTTTTACGGTTTACGGATAGCAACGTCAAAAATAACTGCTGGGCAGTGGTTGAGGAAATAAAAAATTGGATTGAGAAAAACAGATAA
- a CDS encoding DUF3467 domain-containing protein: MEPNQVKPMEIKIADNIPGGEYSNAMQVVFNKDEFTLPFFNLVGNAGRVVAKIISNPGHFKRMIAVMEKALKEYETKFGMIKEAEELNKEIGFKA; encoded by the coding sequence ATGGAACCAAATCAAGTCAAGCCGATGGAAATCAAGATCGCCGATAATATTCCCGGAGGAGAGTACAGCAATGCGATGCAGGTCGTCTTTAATAAAGATGAGTTCACTTTGCCGTTTTTCAATCTGGTCGGCAATGCGGGAAGGGTGGTCGCGAAAATAATTTCCAACCCCGGGCATTTTAAGCGGATGATCGCGGTGATGGAAAAAGCGCTGAAAGAATACGAAACCAAATTCGGAATGATCAAAGAAGCGGAAGAATTGAATAAGGAGATCGGATTCAAAGCCTAA
- the dnaJ gene encoding molecular chaperone DnaJ has translation MSKDYYKVLGVEKTATADEIKRAFLKLAHQYHPDKNAGKDDKFKEINEAYQVLGNAEKRKQFDQFGANFNNAGGFGGGQGFGGFGGFQNGGMNINMDDLGDLGEMFGGLGDIFGFGGGSSRSRRRGPQRGQDIEAAMTIDFNEAIFGTEKEVTLKKKIICPKCGGTGAEPGAKIEECTTCKGHGRVRRLQQTILGSIQTETTCPNCQGEGKTVSKKCEACHGSGTVYDTAKFKVKIPAGVDDGGRIRLAGFGEAGEKGMAAGDLYLDIRVRPSEKFERDGYDILSKKEINFAQAALGDKVEIETVHGKVELKIPEGTQSGTVFKLRAKGVPHLDGRNKGDHLVTVIIKTPKNLNKKQKEALKELGV, from the coding sequence ATGAGTAAAGATTATTATAAAGTATTAGGCGTGGAAAAAACCGCAACTGCTGATGAAATAAAGCGGGCGTTTTTGAAATTGGCGCACCAGTATCATCCGGACAAGAACGCCGGCAAGGACGATAAGTTCAAAGAGATCAATGAGGCTTATCAGGTTTTGGGTAACGCGGAAAAACGAAAACAATTCGATCAGTTCGGCGCGAATTTTAATAATGCCGGCGGTTTCGGCGGCGGGCAAGGTTTTGGCGGATTCGGCGGTTTTCAAAATGGCGGAATGAATATCAATATGGATGACCTGGGCGATCTGGGCGAGATGTTCGGCGGCTTGGGTGACATCTTTGGTTTCGGCGGTGGTTCTTCCCGTTCGCGCCGGCGCGGGCCGCAGCGCGGTCAGGATATTGAAGCGGCAATGACTATTGATTTTAATGAGGCGATTTTTGGTACGGAAAAAGAAGTGACTTTGAAAAAGAAAATAATTTGCCCGAAGTGCGGCGGTACCGGCGCCGAGCCGGGCGCGAAAATCGAGGAATGCACGACTTGCAAAGGCCATGGCCGCGTGCGCCGTCTGCAACAAACTATTTTAGGTTCGATCCAGACCGAGACCACTTGTCCGAATTGCCAGGGCGAAGGAAAAACCGTGAGCAAAAAATGCGAAGCTTGCCATGGTTCAGGCACGGTTTATGATACGGCAAAATTCAAAGTTAAGATTCCTGCCGGCGTGGACGACGGCGGCCGAATTCGTCTGGCCGGTTTTGGCGAAGCCGGAGAAAAAGGAATGGCGGCCGGAGATTTATATTTAGACATCCGCGTCCGGCCGAGCGAAAAATTCGAGCGCGACGGCTATGATATTTTATCTAAAAAAGAAATAAATTTCGCGCAAGCGGCTCTCGGCGACAAAGTCGAGATCGAGACAGTTCACGGCAAAGTGGAATTGAAAATTCCCGAAGGCACGCAATCGGGCACGGTTTTCAAATTGCGCGCCAAAGGCGTACCGCATCTCGATGGGCGCAATAAAGGCGATCATCTGGTTACGGTAATCATCAAGACGCCGAAAAATTTAAACAAGAAACAAAAAGAAGCGCTGAAAGAGTTGGGAGTTTAA
- a CDS encoding endonuclease domain-containing protein, with product MEGGEKQKRKIVIRYNPALKQLASNLRKNGTLSEVLLWKYLQGGQIQGYDFHRQKPIGNYIVDFFCPELRLAIEIDGCTHGDKEVEDEIRQKELEKLGIRLLRFTDSNVKNNCWAVVEEIKDCIEKNK from the coding sequence ATGGAAGGAGGGGAAAAACAAAAAAGAAAAATTGTAATAAGATATAACCCCGCATTAAAGCAGTTGGCGAGTAATTTAAGGAAAAACGGCACGCTCTCGGAAGTATTGCTTTGGAAATATTTGCAAGGTGGTCAAATTCAAGGTTATGATTTTCACCGGCAAAAGCCGATTGGAAATTATATTGTTGACTTTTTCTGTCCGGAACTGCGGCTAGCGATCGAAATCGACGGCTGTACTCATGGGGACAAAGAAGTTGAAGATGAAATTAGACAGAAAGAGTTGGAAAAATTGGGAATTAGACTTTTGCGGTTTACGGATAGCAATGTTAAAAATAATTGCTGGGCGGTGGTTGAAGAGATAAAAGATTGTATTGAGAAAAATAAATAA
- a CDS encoding ATP-binding cassette domain-containing protein: MIEIKNLTKKIGENQILNDISFTVKTGEILGFLGPNGAGKTSTMKIITSYWRPTSGSIMIDGIDAVNDSIKTRAKIGYLPETVPLYEEMKVSEYLKFVAAMRGLSGEKLKARISEVAVSCGVTGVLRKPIDELSKGYRQRVGLAQAIMGNPDVLILDEPTTGLDPNQISEIRELIKNIGKEKTVIFSTHILGEVSAVCDRVIIINNGKIVGEGSPAELLKRAKTKELVYAKIKGDQAKVLKTMAKVAGVAKATIKDQEEGELAGYEIETMDGADVRADLSRAVIKGGFEILEISQTKASLEDVFRELTK; this comes from the coding sequence ATGATTGAAATTAAAAATCTCACCAAGAAGATCGGTGAAAATCAAATTTTGAATGACATCAGTTTCACGGTTAAGACCGGGGAAATTCTCGGCTTTTTGGGGCCCAACGGCGCGGGCAAGACTTCGACGATGAAGATCATCACTTCTTATTGGCGGCCGACTTCCGGAAGCATAATGATCGACGGCATTGATGCGGTCAACGATTCGATAAAAACGAGGGCCAAGATCGGCTATCTGCCGGAAACCGTGCCGCTTTATGAAGAGATGAAGGTGAGCGAGTATTTGAAATTCGTCGCCGCCATGCGCGGACTTTCCGGTGAAAAATTAAAAGCTCGGATCAGCGAGGTGGCTGTCTCTTGCGGCGTTACCGGCGTCTTACGAAAACCGATCGATGAATTGTCCAAGGGCTACCGGCAGCGCGTCGGATTGGCTCAGGCGATCATGGGCAATCCCGATGTTTTGATTTTGGACGAGCCGACGACCGGTTTGGATCCGAATCAGATCAGCGAAATCCGCGAGTTGATCAAAAATATCGGCAAGGAAAAAACCGTGATCTTTTCCACGCATATTTTGGGCGAGGTGAGCGCGGTTTGCGATCGCGTCATCATCATTAACAATGGAAAAATAGTCGGCGAGGGCAGTCCGGCCGAATTATTAAAGCGAGCCAAGACCAAAGAATTGGTTTATGCCAAGATCAAGGGCGATCAGGCTAAAGTTTTGAAAACAATGGCGAAAGTGGCTGGCGTAGCTAAGGCGACAATCAAGGATCAGGAAGAGGGAGAGCTGGCCGGATATGAGATCGAAACGATGGACGGAGCCGATGTGCGGGCCGATTTGAGCCGCGCCGTCATCAAGGGCGGGTTTGAAATTCTGGAAATTTCCCAGACCAAAGCGTCGCTCGAAGATGTGTTCCGGGAACTGACGAAGTGA
- a CDS encoding ABC transporter permease subunit, whose product MTKKDYLKVIWTLFKKELMSYFNSPIAYIFIAVFLVAGNWLFFQNFFIYQQATMREYFALLPWIFLFLSPAVTMRLWAEEKKSGTIEFLLTLPITTWQAVLAKFLGALVFMMIALALTFSLPVTISFLGRMDFGPMVGSYLGSIFLAGAYLSLGLFMSSLTRNQIIAFVLGLVACFGALVIGSGFVLMAAPAAIAPLFAFLGLGTHFDSIARGVIDSQDIVYYLAFIFLFLWLNVQVIQKRAWR is encoded by the coding sequence ATGACCAAGAAAGATTACTTAAAAGTTATTTGGACATTGTTTAAGAAGGAATTGATGAGTTATTTTAATTCCCCCATCGCCTACATATTTATCGCGGTGTTTTTGGTGGCCGGCAATTGGCTTTTCTTCCAGAATTTTTTCATTTATCAGCAGGCGACCATGCGCGAATATTTCGCGCTCTTGCCCTGGATTTTCTTGTTTCTCTCGCCGGCGGTAACGATGCGGCTTTGGGCGGAAGAAAAAAAATCCGGCACGATCGAATTTTTATTGACTTTGCCGATCACCACCTGGCAGGCGGTTTTGGCCAAATTTTTGGGCGCGCTGGTGTTTATGATGATCGCCCTGGCTTTGACTTTTAGTCTTCCGGTTACCATTTCCTTTTTGGGCCGCATGGATTTTGGTCCGATGGTCGGCAGTTATTTGGGCTCGATCTTTTTAGCCGGAGCTTATTTGTCGCTTGGCCTTTTTATGTCGTCGCTTACCCGCAATCAGATCATCGCTTTTGTCCTTGGCCTGGTCGCTTGTTTTGGCGCGCTGGTCATCGGTTCCGGATTTGTCTTGATGGCCGCGCCGGCCGCCATCGCTCCGCTCTTCGCTTTCTTGGGACTGGGCACGCATTTTGACAGCATCGCCCGCGGCGTCATCGATTCGCAAGATATTGTTTATTACTTAGCCTTTATTTTCTTATTCCTTTGGCTCAACGTACAGGTTATTCAGAAGCGGGCCTGGAGATAA
- a CDS encoding GldG family protein — protein sequence MKFSDIIKKIKTWKLSKRGDNFVTVVIIIGLLLVVNFIFSQIHFRADLTANGDYSLSAASKKTAATLPDVANIKAYFSRNLPAQYLNLRQEVSDMLAEYASYSNGKIKVQMIDPATLKNAETELAAKGIPTLQFNVLRNDSYQVVNGYLGITIQYGDKTEVIPVVSDTSNLEYQLTSDIKKLSGKNLPVIGIVTSNKTVPTTGDPNSGDTLMTQAYAKLSELYQVKNIDLAKDKITDDLSSLLIVGPKDKFTDDELKKIDAFVMKGKSLILLVDGVNVAKGMGATKNDLGLDKLLSAYGLKLNNNLIADASANGRASFSSASGAYSMTYMINYPLWPKVLPNNMDKSNVIVANLQSIIFPWVSSIEVTPKDGENIVYLAKSTSDTLAETDNFVLDPQAVEKISGQAGQYNLAVYVSGKLTSAFGANTTDKARIVLAGDSDFATDMFTGNGSDNMIFFQNLVDGLSLDSDLINIRAKTATERPITLPDKTAKETIRYLNIFGVTALVLIFGLARYFMRRRNKKQGA from the coding sequence ATGAAATTTTCAGACATAATCAAGAAAATTAAGACGTGGAAATTGTCAAAACGCGGTGATAATTTTGTCACCGTCGTGATCATCATCGGTTTGCTTTTGGTGGTGAATTTTATTTTCAGCCAGATCCATTTCCGCGCCGATCTGACCGCCAACGGCGATTATTCCCTGTCAGCCGCGAGTAAAAAAACTGCCGCAACCCTGCCCGATGTTGCTAATATTAAGGCTTATTTCAGCCGTAATTTGCCGGCGCAATATTTAAATTTGCGACAGGAGGTTAGCGATATGTTAGCCGAGTATGCCAGCTATTCCAACGGAAAGATAAAAGTGCAAATGATCGATCCGGCTACTTTGAAAAACGCGGAAACCGAATTGGCGGCCAAGGGAATTCCCACCTTGCAATTCAATGTCTTGCGCAACGATTCCTATCAGGTGGTCAATGGTTATCTGGGGATCACCATCCAATACGGCGATAAAACCGAAGTGATCCCGGTGGTAAGCGATACTTCGAATTTGGAATATCAGCTCACTTCTGATATCAAGAAATTATCCGGAAAAAATCTGCCGGTCATCGGCATCGTGACGAGCAATAAAACCGTGCCGACCACCGGCGACCCGAACTCGGGCGACACCCTGATGACGCAAGCTTACGCCAAACTCTCCGAGCTCTACCAGGTTAAAAATATCGATCTCGCCAAGGATAAGATCACTGATGATCTTAGCTCGCTTTTGATCGTCGGTCCCAAAGATAAATTCACCGACGATGAATTGAAAAAGATCGACGCGTTTGTGATGAAGGGCAAATCGCTGATCCTTTTGGTCGATGGCGTGAATGTGGCCAAAGGCATGGGCGCGACCAAGAATGACTTGGGGCTGGATAAATTATTATCCGCCTATGGCTTAAAACTTAATAATAATTTGATCGCTGACGCTTCAGCCAACGGCCGCGCGTCTTTTTCTTCGGCGAGCGGCGCTTACTCCATGACCTACATGATCAATTATCCGCTTTGGCCGAAAGTTTTGCCGAACAACATGGACAAGTCCAATGTGATCGTGGCTAATTTGCAAAGCATAATTTTCCCCTGGGTTTCCAGCATCGAGGTGACGCCGAAAGACGGAGAAAATATCGTTTATCTGGCTAAATCCACCAGCGACACTCTGGCTGAAACAGATAATTTTGTGCTTGATCCGCAAGCGGTCGAAAAGATCAGCGGCCAGGCCGGCCAGTATAACCTGGCGGTTTATGTTTCGGGAAAATTGACCAGCGCCTTCGGGGCGAACACGACCGATAAAGCGAGAATTGTGCTGGCGGGCGACAGTGATTTTGCCACTGATATGTTTACCGGCAACGGTTCGGATAATATGATTTTTTTCCAGAATTTGGTCGATGGCTTGTCTTTGGATTCTGACCTGATCAATATCCGCGCTAAGACGGCGACGGAACGGCCGATAACTTTGCCGGACAAAACCGCCAAAGAAACCATCCGTTATTTGAATATTTTCGGCGTAACGGCATTGGTTCTGATATTCGGGCTAGCCAGATATTTCATGCGGCGGAGGAATAAAAAACAAGGTGCTTAG
- a CDS encoding four helix bundle protein, with translation MEKYSDILKNKMDEYARGVYRVSKNFPRDEIYGLTSQLRRAALSVILNYIEGFARRTGDDCKTFVNFARISYGSLKESQYLLYFAHREKYLTDEEFKRLSAIADEIGAMLYTTINPGT, from the coding sequence ATGGAGAAATATAGCGATATATTAAAAAATAAAATGGATGAATATGCCAGAGGAGTTTATCGAGTTTCCAAAAATTTTCCCAGAGATGAAATTTACGGATTAACTTCTCAGCTGCGTCGAGCGGCTTTATCGGTAATTTTGAATTATATCGAAGGATTTGCCAGAAGAACCGGCGATGATTGTAAAACCTTCGTTAATTTTGCCAGAATATCCTACGGATCTTTAAAAGAAAGCCAATATCTTTTATATTTTGCGCATCGGGAAAAATATTTAACAGATGAAGAATTTAAAAGATTATCGGCAATTGCCGACGAAATTGGCGCAATGTTATACACAACAATTAATCCCGGCACTTAA
- a CDS encoding DUF4340 domain-containing protein, translated as MSKKNLILGGILIALVAFAWIWSGPLQDWKKTESREKNFLAAVFLAKIDQIIIDKNGQKTELDKSGDSWAINGVKNFAADKTAVGALNSVLNEIGILPIETVSANADKKSSFGTDDQGIKVEIKQGGTTFNFVVGKATSDYAGTYIAQPDFGKTFEIALDLNSIFGRDDWRDPAIFSFLKERSGKIRFQYPSRQFTVEKINNKWAGIQPKKFDVSDDKINAVLSVLQNLTAVKIPAQTFSGTGLEKHTIIVQVTGEGFDNTLMIGDCTKDNLCYAKTAANDNIYLISKTDRDALDKKITDLK; from the coding sequence ATGTCTAAGAAGAATTTGATTTTAGGAGGAATTTTAATCGCGCTGGTCGCGTTCGCTTGGATTTGGAGCGGACCGTTGCAGGATTGGAAAAAAACCGAAAGCCGGGAGAAGAATTTTTTGGCCGCCGTTTTCTTGGCGAAGATCGACCAGATAATTATCGATAAGAATGGCCAGAAAACCGAATTGGATAAAAGCGGCGATAGCTGGGCGATCAATGGCGTGAAAAATTTTGCGGCGGACAAAACCGCTGTCGGAGCCTTGAATTCGGTATTAAATGAAATCGGCATTCTGCCGATCGAAACCGTCAGCGCCAACGCGGATAAAAAAAGTTCCTTCGGCACGGATGACCAGGGCATCAAGGTTGAGATCAAACAAGGCGGAACGACTTTTAATTTTGTCGTCGGCAAGGCCACCTCTGATTACGCCGGAACCTATATCGCGCAGCCGGATTTCGGCAAAACTTTCGAGATCGCCTTGGATTTAAACAGTATTTTCGGCCGCGACGATTGGCGCGACCCCGCGATCTTTTCTTTTCTCAAAGAGCGCAGCGGCAAGATTCGCTTTCAATATCCCAGCCGGCAATTTACCGTCGAGAAGATTAATAATAAATGGGCCGGCATCCAGCCGAAAAAATTTGACGTTAGCGACGATAAAATCAACGCGGTGTTAAGCGTCTTGCAAAATCTGACTGCGGTGAAAATTCCCGCGCAAACTTTCTCGGGAACCGGTTTGGAAAAGCACACTATCATCGTGCAAGTTACCGGCGAAGGTTTTGACAATACGCTGATGATCGGCGATTGCACCAAGGATAATTTATGCTATGCCAAAACAGCGGCCAACGATAATATCTATTTAATTTCCAAAACCGACCGCGACGCCTTGGATAAAAAGATAACTGATTTGAAGTAA